GCGCGGCGTCACCGACCACCCGATCAAGCTCGGTGCGAACCAGCTCGTGTACTCCCCGCACGACTACGGGCCGCTCGTGTTCGAGCAGGACTGGTTCCAGAAGCCGTTCACGAAGGCGACGCTCGAGTCGGACGTCTGGGACCCGAACTGGCTGTTCATCCACAAGCAGGGCATCGCGCCGCTGCTCATCGGCGAGTGGGGCGGCCGTGTCGGCCAGGACGAGCGTCAGGACCGCTGGCTGACCGCGCTGCGCGACCTCATGATCGAGCGCCGCATCTCGCACACGTTCTGGTCGCTCAACCCGAACTCGGGTGACACGGGCGGCCTGCTGCTCGACGACTGGAAGACGTGGGACTCCGCCAAGTACGAGCTGCTCAAGCCCGGCCTGTGGCAGGACGGCGGCAAGTTCGTGAGCCTCGACCACCAGGTGAAGCTCGGTGGCCCGAACAGCACGACCGGCAAGTCCCTCAGCGAGGTCGGCGACCGGCCGGACCCGACGGACGACCCGACGCAGGACCCGACGGACGACCCGACCGAGGATCCCACCGAGGACCCCACGGACGACCCCACCGAGGACCCGACGGACGACCCGACGCAGGACCCGACCGGGTCGTGCACGGTCACCTACCAGGCGAACGCGTGGAGCACCGGCATGTCGGTGGGCGTGAAGGTGAAGAACACCGGGACCAGCTCCCTGAACGGCTGGACGCTGCAGTTCACGCTGCCGTCGGGCCAGAAGCTCGAGCAGGGCTGGAGCGGCACCTGGTCGCAGTCGGGCCAGACGGTGTCCGTGACGAACGCCCCGTGGAACGGCACGCTCGCCGCGGGCGGGACCGTCGAGGTCGGGTTCAACGGCTCGCACACCGGCTCGTCCACCGCACCGACCGCGTTCACGCTCAACGGCGCGGCCTGCACGACCGCCTGACCGGCGGCCACGATCGGGCGCCGGTGGTGGGAGGAGACGGCTCCCCCACCACCGGCGCCGTCCAACGTCCCGCCCCGCGGAGCCGACGACCGCGGGGCGGGACCGACGTCCGCGGTCCGACGAGCATGCGCACGTTCGTCGGACCGCGGTCGCACACGTGCGCCGGGCTGCTCGGCGGCGACTGAGCGGCGACGGAGCGCTCAGGAGTGCCGCGAGAGCGCGGCGCGCGTCGCGGCGAGCAGGTCGTCGACGTCCTGCTCGGTCGTGTCGAACGCGCACATGAGACGCACGGTGCCGTGCGTCCAGTCGTAGAACCGCCAGCGCCGACGCAGGTCGTCGGCCACGGCCGGGGCGAGCCGGGCGAACACGCCGTTCGCCTGCGCGGGGTGCAGCAGCTCGACCCCCGCGTCCCGCAGCCCGGCGGCGAGCCGGGCGGCCATCGCGTTCGCGTGCGCCGCGGAGCGCAGCCACAGGTCGCCCTCGTACAGCGCGACGAGCTGCGCGGACAGGAACCGCATCTTCGACGCGAGCTGCATGTCCATCTTGCGCAGGTAGGGCATGCCGGTCGCGGCGGCGGGGTCGAGCACGACGACGGCCTCCGCGAACAGCGTGCCGTTCTTGGTGCCGCCGAGCGAGACGACGTCGACGCCCGCGTCGGTCGTGAGCGCCCGCAACGGGACGCCGAGCGACGCGGCCGCGTTCGCGAGCCGGGCCCCGTCGACGTGCACCTTGAGGCCGAGCGCGTGCGCGTGCTGGGCGACCGCACGGATCTCGTCGGGCGTGTACACCGTGCCGACCTCGGTCGACTCGGTCAGCGACACGACGCCGGGCTGTGCGCGGTGCTCGTCGCCGAACCCCCACGCCTCGCGGTCGACGAGCTCGGGCGTGAGCTTGCCGTCGGACGTCGGGACGGGCAGCAGCTTGAGGCCCGCGACGCGCTCGGGCGCGCCGTTCTCGTCGGTGTGGATGTGCGCGTCGCTCGAGCACACGACCGCGCCCCACGGCGGCAGGACCGCCTGCAGGCTGAGGACGTTCGCGCCCGTGCCGTTGAACACCGGGAACGCCTCGGCCAGCTCACCGAAGTGCGCCCGCACGACGTCCTGCAGCCGCGCGGTCCACGCGTCGGCACCGTAGGACGTCTCGTGCCCGCCGTTCGCGGCGACGAGCGCGGCCATGACCTCGGGGTGGGCTCCCGCGTAGTTGTCGGACGCGAAGTCGCGGCGCGTCGGGTCGTGCGCCGGTGCGAGGTCGGTGCTCGTGGTGGGTTCCGTCGTGGGGTGCGCAGTCACGCCCCCAGTCTCCCCCGTGCGCGCCGCGCTCCGGCCACGCGGGGGTCGCGGACGGCTGTCGGGCGGCTGTCGGGTGTTCGTGGAGGGATGGTCGCCGCGCGCGCCCGGCCGGGCTGCGGGATGATCCAGGCCGACCGCGAGGAGGACAGGTGCGCCCCGACGACCGCAACGAGACCTTCACCGAGCGCATGGACCGCAACTGGGACGAGCTGCTGCAGGAGCTGCGGGTCACCCAGACCGGTGCGCAGATCCTCACCGGCTTCCTGCTGACGATCCCGTTCCAGCAGCGGTTCGGCGACCTGGACGCCTACCAGCAGGACCTGTACCTGGTGCTGGTGCTGCTGGCGATCCTCGCGACCGCGCTGATCGTCGCGCCCGTGAGCCTGCACCGCGTGCTGTTCCGCAGGCGCATGAAGCCCCAGCTCGTGGACGCGGGGAACGTGCTCGCGCGGCTCGGGCTCGCGGTGCTGGCGGTCACGCTCGCCGGCAGCGCGTCGTTCGTGTTCGACGTCGTGCTCGACCGCGTCGCCGGGGTCGTCGTCGGCGTGAGCGGGCTCGTGGTGCTCGCCGTGTGCTGGTGGGTGCTGCCGCAGCTGCTCGCGCGCCGCGCGCAGGGACGACGAAGGCCCGACCCCCGCACTGCGGGGACCGGGCCTTCGTGAGGCTGCGTCAGCCCTGGACGGCGCGCTTGAGCGTGCTGCCCGCGGTCAGCTTCACGCGGTGGCCGGCCGGGATGTCGAGCTTCTCGCCGGTCTGGGGGTTGATGCCCGTGCGCGCGGCGCGCTCGGCGCTCCCGATCGCCAGGAAGCCCGGGATCGAGACGGTCTCGCCGGCGGCGAGCTGCTCGACGACGACGTCCTGGAACGCGCGCAGCACCTTGTCGGTGTCGGTCGCGGTCAGGCCCGCCTTGGCGGCAACTGCCTGGACGAGCTCGGTGCGGTTGAGGCTCACGTGAGTTCGACTCCTGTCTTGTCCTACGGCCGGCGGTCTCGGCGGCCGCAGGGGCGACCCTAGCCCGCCGGACGGGGGCCTTCGCGCACGTCAGACGTCGTGGCGTGCGATCTTCGTCACGCGTGCGTGCGCGCCAGGAGCCGCTCGACCGGCCAGGTGTTGACCACACGCGCCGAGTCGATGCCGTGCCGGACGGCCCGCAGGCACCCCGTGAGCTGCCAGTCGAGCTGACCGGGCGCGTGCGCGTCGGTGTCGATCGCGAAGTCGCAGCCGGCCTCGACCGCGAGCGCGAGCAGGTCGTGCGGGGGGTCGAGGCGGTCGGGGCGGCAGTTGATCTCGACGGCGACGCCGTTCTCGGCGCACGCCGCGAACACGGCGCGCGCGTCGAACTCGCTCTGGGGCCGTTCGCGGCCCAGCAGCCGGCGCCCGGTGCAGTGGCCGAGCACGTCGGTGGCCGGGTCGCGCACGGCGGCGATCATCCGCCGGGTCATGGCTGCGCGGTCCATGCGGAGCTTGGAGTGCACGGAAGCGACGACGACGTCGAGCTCGCCGAGCAGGTCCGGGTCCTGGTCGAGCGTGCCGTCGTCGAGGATGTCGACCTCGATGCCGGTCAGGACACGGAACGGTGTGACGGCGCGGTTGAGCGCCGCGACCTGGTCGAGCTGGGCGCGCAGGCGTGCGGCGGACAGCCCGTTGGCGACGGTGAGGCGTGGCGAGTGGTCGGTGATCGCCTGGTACTCGTGGCCGAGCTCGAGCGCGGCGAGCAGCATCTCCTGGACGGAGGCGCCGCCGTCGCTCGCGTCGGAGTGCGCGTGCAGGTCGCCTCGGAGCGCGTCGCGCAGCGTGCGGGCGGCCGCGGCGTCCGCGCCCGCGGAGTCGAGCGCGGCGGTGACGGACTCCCCGAGCTCGCGCTCGAGCTGAACGAGATAGGGGACGTCCTTGCCGCGCCAGGCGAGCTCGACGACCCCGGCGGTGCGGGCGCCGACCGACGGCAGCTCGGTGAGCCCGCCTGCTGCGACGAGCGCGGCGACGCGTGCGGGTGTCTGCTGCTCGACGACGCTCGCGGCGGTGCGGAACGCCTCGCTGCGGTAGGACGTGGCCTGCGCGCGCTCGAGCAGGAACGCCACGCGTCGCAGGGCCGCGACGGCGCGGTCGCGGCGCTGCGCGTCGTCGGCTCCGGTGGCGCGCGACGAGACCGGCGGGGTCACGACGCCTTGGCCTTGGCCTTCTTGCGGGTCGGCTTGGGCGCGTCGTCGTCGGACGCCTTCTTGCGCGAGCGCGACTTCGCGGCGGGCTTGTCGGCGGCGGGCTCGTCGGCGTCGGCCCCCTGCTCACGGCCCTCGTCGGCGGGTCCCTCGCCGCGGGCGGTGCGCGCCTTCTCGACGCTGCGCTGCAGCGCGGCGAGCAGGTCGACGACCTCGGCGCCCTCGCCGCCCTCGGGCGCGGCGGGCTGCGGCAGCGACCGGGTGTCGCCCGAGGACACCTTGGCCTCGATGAGCTGCGTGAGCGCCGCCTCGTACCGGTCCTCGAACTGCGAGGGGTCGAAGTCCGAGGCGAGCGAGTCGACGAGCGACTTCGCCATCGACAGCTCGGCGGGCTTGACGGTGACGTCGGCGTCGAGGATCGGGAAGTCCGCGGCGCGCACCTCGTCGGGCCACAGCAGGGTCTGCAGGCAGATGACCTTGTCGCGCACGCGCAGCACCGCCATCGTCTCGCGCTGGCGCAGGGCGACCTTGACGACCGCCATCCGGTCGGCCTCCTCGAGCGCACCGCGCAGCAGCGCGTACGGCTTCGCGGCGGTCTTGTCGGGCTCGAGGTAGTACGTCTTGCCGAGCAGGATCGGGTCGACCTGGTCGGCGGGCACGAACTCGAGCACCTCGATCTCGCGCTCGGTCGAGAGCGGCAGGCGCGAGAAGTCCTCGTCGGTGAGGATCACGAGCTCGCCGTCCGCGGTCTCGTAGCCCTTGGAGATCTCGTCCATCGTCACGGGCTCGCCGTCCACGCTGCAGACCTTGCGGTAGCGGATGCGCCCGCCGTCGGCGGCGTGCACCTGGTGCAGCGTGACCTCGTGCTCCCCGGTCGCGGCGTACAGCCGGACCGGGACGTTGACGAGGCCGAACGCGACCGCGCCCTTCCAGATCGCCCGCATCGTGCGCCTCCGTCGTTCGTGCGTCCCGCCTGACCTGCGGTCCGACCTGTTCTCCAGCCTGCCAGGGGCACGCCGTCCGCGCTCGTGGCGACGCGCGGCATCCCCCGTCGGGGTGCACCGCGGATCTGTGCGGCGCTCCCCCGCGCGCCCGCGGACCCCGTCCTGGGCAGGATGGACCCGTGCTCCCCATGCTGGCCACCCCCGCGACCTCGGGCGAGCTGCCGCGCGGTCCCGCGTGGG
The sequence above is a segment of the Cellulomonas palmilytica genome. Coding sequences within it:
- a CDS encoding cellulase family glycosylhydrolase, with the protein product MSVPASVTRRRSLRARVVAGIAAVAAIAAPLAVAAASPVAAASTSDWLHVQGNKIVDESGKEVWLTGANWFGFNATERVFHGLWAVNLEDVTRSMAEHGINIVRVPISTQLLLEWKAGKAAVSSGVNTYVNPELEGKTSLEVFDRFLALSEKYGLKVMLDLHSAEADNAGHFHPVWWKGTITVDDFYAGWEWVTARYKNNDTLVAMDIKNEPHGTASSSPRAKWDSSTDQDNFKYLCETTGKKILAINPKVLILCEGIEVYPKPGVSWSSTNNKEFYGTWWGGNLRGVTDHPIKLGANQLVYSPHDYGPLVFEQDWFQKPFTKATLESDVWDPNWLFIHKQGIAPLLIGEWGGRVGQDERQDRWLTALRDLMIERRISHTFWSLNPNSGDTGGLLLDDWKTWDSAKYELLKPGLWQDGGKFVSLDHQVKLGGPNSTTGKSLSEVGDRPDPTDDPTQDPTDDPTEDPTEDPTDDPTEDPTDDPTQDPTGSCTVTYQANAWSTGMSVGVKVKNTGTSSLNGWTLQFTLPSGQKLEQGWSGTWSQSGQTVSVTNAPWNGTLAAGGTVEVGFNGSHTGSSTAPTAFTLNGAACTTA
- a CDS encoding threonine aldolase family protein, producing MTAHPTTEPTTSTDLAPAHDPTRRDFASDNYAGAHPEVMAALVAANGGHETSYGADAWTARLQDVVRAHFGELAEAFPVFNGTGANVLSLQAVLPPWGAVVCSSDAHIHTDENGAPERVAGLKLLPVPTSDGKLTPELVDREAWGFGDEHRAQPGVVSLTESTEVGTVYTPDEIRAVAQHAHALGLKVHVDGARLANAAASLGVPLRALTTDAGVDVVSLGGTKNGTLFAEAVVVLDPAAATGMPYLRKMDMQLASKMRFLSAQLVALYEGDLWLRSAAHANAMAARLAAGLRDAGVELLHPAQANGVFARLAPAVADDLRRRWRFYDWTHGTVRLMCAFDTTEQDVDDLLAATRAALSRHS
- a CDS encoding DUF6328 family protein, coding for MDRNWDELLQELRVTQTGAQILTGFLLTIPFQQRFGDLDAYQQDLYLVLVLLAILATALIVAPVSLHRVLFRRRMKPQLVDAGNVLARLGLAVLAVTLAGSASFVFDVVLDRVAGVVVGVSGLVVLAVCWWVLPQLLARRAQGRRRPDPRTAGTGPS
- a CDS encoding HU family DNA-binding protein, which translates into the protein MSLNRTELVQAVAAKAGLTATDTDKVLRAFQDVVVEQLAAGETVSIPGFLAIGSAERAARTGINPQTGEKLDIPAGHRVKLTAGSTLKRAVQG
- a CDS encoding PHP domain-containing protein; the encoded protein is MTPPVSSRATGADDAQRRDRAVAALRRVAFLLERAQATSYRSEAFRTAASVVEQQTPARVAALVAAGGLTELPSVGARTAGVVELAWRGKDVPYLVQLERELGESVTAALDSAGADAAAARTLRDALRGDLHAHSDASDGGASVQEMLLAALELGHEYQAITDHSPRLTVANGLSAARLRAQLDQVAALNRAVTPFRVLTGIEVDILDDGTLDQDPDLLGELDVVVASVHSKLRMDRAAMTRRMIAAVRDPATDVLGHCTGRRLLGRERPQSEFDARAVFAACAENGVAVEINCRPDRLDPPHDLLALAVEAGCDFAIDTDAHAPGQLDWQLTGCLRAVRHGIDSARVVNTWPVERLLARTHA
- the ku gene encoding non-homologous end joining protein Ku, with the translated sequence MRAIWKGAVAFGLVNVPVRLYAATGEHEVTLHQVHAADGGRIRYRKVCSVDGEPVTMDEISKGYETADGELVILTDEDFSRLPLSTEREIEVLEFVPADQVDPILLGKTYYLEPDKTAAKPYALLRGALEEADRMAVVKVALRQRETMAVLRVRDKVICLQTLLWPDEVRAADFPILDADVTVKPAELSMAKSLVDSLASDFDPSQFEDRYEAALTQLIEAKVSSGDTRSLPQPAAPEGGEGAEVVDLLAALQRSVEKARTARGEGPADEGREQGADADEPAADKPAAKSRSRKKASDDDAPKPTRKKAKAKAS